In one Streptomyces sp. NBC_01288 genomic region, the following are encoded:
- a CDS encoding terminase, which yields MSSLLAAPATARNRPDPIGCQSPRIISTPHYRRIETGRWSGIEDQAALDFRSPAGQEAVELAADAKLKLDPWQQLGLHHSLAEDDEGRWTSFEVVQNVTRQNGKGGYLEARTIAGVMLFGDKLVIHTAHEFKTARESFRRLDQMIEGSYALSRRVKRVLRSHGEEGFEFHNGARILFLARTGSSGRGFSGDLVVMDEAMSLRAAPIGALLPIMSARRNPQLVYTCSAGIGQESEQLGLLRARALADKPEPDESLTYLEWSAELHTRECPRDEDGRIVCAEHDHREDVRTWQRVNPALGIRIRVQAVRREFATMRADLFDRERLGVGEYPAQAEETWQVIAEAAWRALRVRQSGLADPVGFAIDTNPDRSWSAISVAGGTADDGRHVEVVDHRPGTDWVVERAAELDEKWSPCVWVIDEGGPAGSLAPLLRKKLAERGRDHLIVAPKVRELTQATGQFYDRVQDQSLQHLDQAPMATALSGATKRDVGDAWLWSRRGDGIDVCPLVAGTYALWGWEQYHDVEPEGAPNLW from the coding sequence ATGAGCTCGCTTCTCGCCGCCCCCGCCACAGCGCGTAACAGGCCCGACCCGATCGGCTGCCAGAGCCCGCGCATCATCTCCACCCCGCACTACCGGCGCATCGAGACCGGCCGCTGGAGCGGCATCGAGGACCAGGCCGCGCTCGACTTCCGCTCTCCCGCTGGTCAGGAGGCCGTCGAGCTGGCTGCGGACGCCAAGCTGAAGTTGGACCCGTGGCAGCAACTCGGCCTGCACCACAGCCTCGCCGAGGACGACGAGGGCCGGTGGACCTCCTTCGAGGTCGTCCAGAACGTCACACGGCAGAACGGCAAGGGCGGCTACCTCGAGGCCCGGACGATCGCCGGCGTCATGCTGTTCGGCGACAAGCTGGTCATCCACACCGCGCACGAGTTCAAGACCGCACGCGAGTCCTTCCGCCGACTGGACCAGATGATCGAGGGCTCGTACGCCCTCAGCCGCCGTGTGAAGCGCGTCCTGCGCAGCCACGGCGAGGAGGGCTTCGAGTTCCACAACGGCGCCAGGATTCTGTTCCTGGCGCGTACGGGCAGCTCGGGCCGTGGCTTCTCCGGCGACCTGGTCGTGATGGACGAGGCCATGTCCCTGCGTGCCGCGCCGATCGGCGCGCTCCTTCCCATCATGTCCGCGCGGCGCAACCCCCAGCTCGTCTACACCTGCTCGGCCGGTATCGGCCAGGAGAGCGAGCAGCTGGGGCTGCTGCGGGCCAGGGCGCTGGCGGACAAGCCGGAGCCGGACGAGTCGCTGACGTACCTGGAGTGGTCCGCCGAGCTGCACACGCGGGAGTGCCCGCGGGACGAGGACGGGCGGATTGTGTGTGCCGAGCACGACCACCGTGAGGACGTACGGACGTGGCAGCGGGTGAACCCTGCGCTGGGGATCCGGATCCGGGTGCAGGCCGTACGGCGCGAGTTCGCGACGATGCGCGCGGACCTGTTCGACCGTGAGCGGCTCGGCGTGGGCGAGTACCCGGCGCAGGCCGAGGAGACGTGGCAGGTCATCGCCGAGGCCGCGTGGCGGGCGCTGCGCGTGCGTCAGTCCGGTCTGGCGGACCCTGTGGGTTTCGCCATCGACACGAACCCTGATCGGTCCTGGTCGGCCATCAGTGTCGCCGGCGGAACGGCCGACGACGGTCGGCATGTCGAGGTGGTGGACCACCGGCCTGGTACGGACTGGGTGGTTGAGCGTGCTGCCGAGCTGGACGAGAAGTGGTCACCGTGCGTGTGGGTGATCGACGAAGGCGGCCCGGCTGGATCGCTGGCTCCGCTGCTGCGGAAGAAGCTCGCCGAGCGAGGCCGTGACCACCTGATCGTGGCGCCGAAGGTCCGTGAACTCACGCAGGCCACCGGGCAGTTCTACGACCGCGTGCAGGACCAGAGCCTGCAGCACCTGGACCAGGCGCCCATGGCGACCGCGCTGAGCGGCGCGACGAAGCGTGATGTCGGCGATGCGTGGCTGTGGTCGCGACGGGGCGACGGCATTGACGTGTGCCCGCTGGTGGCTGGGACGTACGCGCTGTGGGGCTGGGAGCAGTACCACGACGTGGAGCCGGAAGGGGCGCCGAACCTGTGGTGA
- a CDS encoding helix-turn-helix domain-containing protein, which translates to MIDAMDAVEAMTDPEQRAKAIGEVMADQSARGKRWREMRRQVVLDMRAQDPPVSYRKIAKALGIGLATVQDIERGYTGSGKDRPRATVSEE; encoded by the coding sequence GTGATCGACGCCATGGATGCCGTGGAGGCGATGACCGACCCGGAGCAGCGCGCGAAAGCGATCGGTGAAGTGATGGCCGACCAGTCTGCGCGGGGGAAGAGGTGGCGGGAGATGCGCCGCCAGGTGGTGCTCGACATGCGCGCTCAGGATCCGCCGGTCTCGTATCGGAAGATCGCGAAGGCGCTCGGGATCGGGCTGGCCACGGTGCAGGACATCGAGCGGGGCTACACGGGGTCGGGTAAGGATCGCCCCCGCGCGACAGTGTCGGAGGAGTAG
- a CDS encoding DUF6941 family protein, which translates to MKLNMAALCDRATVREGLLHILGAGVTQTSLVLPTAPDLDLAILIRAETWHDLSGMHHVSVTVRHEDGAEAGQVLLGWEAPQVETQDDSAAPNQPLPQLPLVVPLRSIMLTQQGEHLVSLQVDGSELAALSFNVTKAELPGVTVQLR; encoded by the coding sequence GTGAAGCTCAACATGGCAGCCCTCTGCGACCGGGCTACGGTCAGGGAAGGGCTGCTGCACATCCTCGGAGCGGGGGTGACGCAGACATCCCTCGTCCTACCGACCGCCCCTGACCTGGACCTCGCCATCCTGATCCGCGCTGAGACATGGCACGACCTTTCCGGTATGCACCACGTATCGGTCACCGTGCGACACGAAGATGGAGCCGAGGCCGGCCAAGTGCTGCTGGGTTGGGAAGCGCCCCAGGTCGAAACGCAGGATGACTCTGCCGCACCGAACCAGCCTTTGCCGCAGTTGCCTCTCGTCGTACCGCTGCGGAGCATCATGCTGACCCAGCAGGGAGAGCACCTTGTGAGCCTGCAGGTCGACGGCTCCGAGCTCGCCGCCCTGTCCTTCAACGTCACCAAGGCCGAATTGCCCGGCGTTACCGTTCAGCTCCGATGA
- a CDS encoding DUF2637 domain-containing protein — protein sequence MKTPTGYRPTLTTLQHRLVVAVTSGAAVIAGIGFVGSYAAVRRLAESKHFGTFAVVFPIGIDAGILVLLALDLLLTWLRIPFPLLRQTAWLLTVATIAFNGASAWPSPLGVGMHAVIPILFIVTVEAARHAIGRIADITADKHMESVRLIRWLLAPVPTFLLWRRMKVWELRSYDHVIKLERDRLVERARLRSRYGPKWRSKAPVEVVMALRLTRYGRDLAPVSGVLNIEHEPSGSPTAALELPPAQLTVSREPEPEPVEPEPREPEPVDYETTVVTALHVTGGEPHPVPTDPVQPLVQPSDQQGSREPGLSPAEPLVVSRAEPAGEPGEPGELSREPEREPSGEPVGSGDGEIEQQIAELAHRLRAGEGLTKTTAAQLLGVSPATAGRRLTIARARIGEGTGFYP from the coding sequence GTGAAGACCCCCACCGGCTACCGCCCCACCCTCACAACTCTCCAGCACAGACTGGTCGTTGCCGTCACCTCCGGTGCCGCTGTCATCGCCGGGATCGGATTCGTCGGCTCGTACGCGGCCGTCCGCCGCCTCGCGGAGTCGAAGCACTTCGGTACGTTCGCCGTGGTCTTCCCGATCGGCATCGACGCCGGAATCCTGGTGCTGCTCGCCCTCGACCTGCTCCTCACCTGGCTCCGCATCCCGTTCCCCCTGCTGCGCCAGACAGCATGGCTACTGACGGTCGCCACGATCGCGTTCAACGGCGCCTCAGCCTGGCCCTCGCCGCTCGGCGTGGGCATGCACGCAGTGATCCCGATCCTGTTCATCGTCACCGTCGAGGCGGCCCGGCACGCGATCGGCCGGATCGCCGACATCACCGCCGACAAGCACATGGAGAGCGTGCGCCTGATCCGCTGGCTCCTCGCGCCCGTGCCGACGTTCCTCCTCTGGCGCCGGATGAAGGTGTGGGAGCTGCGCTCCTACGACCATGTGATCAAGCTGGAGCGGGACCGCCTCGTCGAGCGTGCCCGACTGCGCTCCCGGTACGGACCGAAGTGGAGGAGCAAGGCGCCGGTCGAGGTCGTCATGGCGCTGCGGCTCACGCGGTACGGGCGGGATCTCGCTCCGGTCTCGGGCGTCCTCAACATCGAGCATGAGCCGTCCGGCTCACCCACAGCCGCGCTCGAACTGCCCCCGGCTCAGCTCACCGTGAGCCGCGAGCCCGAGCCTGAGCCGGTTGAGCCCGAGCCCCGTGAGCCTGAGCCGGTCGACTACGAAACGACCGTCGTCACCGCGCTCCACGTCACCGGCGGTGAGCCGCACCCTGTGCCGACCGATCCCGTGCAACCCCTCGTGCAGCCCTCTGACCAGCAGGGCTCACGTGAGCCGGGCTTGAGCCCGGCTGAGCCGCTCGTCGTGAGCCGCGCTGAGCCCGCCGGTGAGCCGGGCGAGCCGGGCGAGCTGAGCCGTGAGCCCGAGCGTGAGCCGAGCGGTGAACCAGTCGGCTCAGGGGACGGCGAGATCGAGCAGCAGATCGCCGAACTGGCTCACCGGCTCAGGGCGGGAGAGGGGCTCACCAAGACGACTGCGGCTCAACTCCTCGGCGTGAGCCCGGCCACCGCCGGACGGCGGCTCACCATCGCCCGCGCTCGGATCGGCGAGGGGACGGGCTTCTACCCGTGA
- a CDS encoding phage tail tube protein — MAIGSGLGAQIGMIAEGSYGTFAAPTKFIEFTKESLVLKKTTAQSAGIAAGRLLPLSSRRVLTRREVQGTLEMEIANKNMGLILQTLMGTSVTPVQQAASTAYLQTHLLASVAGKSLVIQKGVPLTSGTVTDKTMLGCKITSGEFSCEVGGMLTGSFEIDGKDCDETQTLAVASYSAMSPFHFGQMGLKTGSFGTETALDGIRKVSCKIERPQDVERFYANQSALKKEPIENDQVKITGSLESDYVATTLDDLHTSDGATSLVWEFIGPIIASTYAETFRITLPAIKLDEGPPAVDGFGVVKPTFNFTGLYDGTNLPKIEYMSTDVTL; from the coding sequence ATGGCCATCGGATCGGGTCTCGGCGCCCAGATCGGGATGATCGCCGAGGGAAGCTACGGCACGTTCGCCGCTCCGACCAAGTTCATCGAGTTCACGAAGGAGTCACTGGTCCTCAAGAAGACGACGGCTCAGTCGGCCGGCATCGCGGCCGGCCGGCTGCTCCCTCTGTCCTCCCGCCGCGTGCTGACGCGCAGGGAGGTCCAGGGCACCCTGGAGATGGAGATCGCCAACAAAAATATGGGGCTCATCCTCCAGACCCTGATGGGTACTTCGGTCACCCCCGTGCAGCAGGCCGCATCGACCGCTTACTTGCAGACCCACCTCCTGGCCAGTGTCGCGGGCAAGTCCTTGGTCATCCAGAAGGGGGTGCCTCTCACCAGCGGGACCGTCACGGACAAGACGATGCTCGGCTGCAAGATCACGTCGGGCGAGTTCTCGTGTGAGGTCGGCGGCATGCTGACCGGCAGTTTCGAGATCGACGGCAAGGACTGCGACGAGACGCAGACTCTCGCCGTGGCCAGCTACTCGGCGATGTCGCCCTTCCACTTCGGTCAGATGGGCCTCAAGACGGGATCGTTCGGCACCGAGACGGCGCTCGACGGCATCCGCAAGGTGAGCTGCAAGATCGAGCGTCCACAGGACGTCGAACGCTTCTACGCGAATCAGTCGGCGCTGAAGAAGGAGCCGATCGAGAACGACCAGGTCAAGATCACCGGCAGCCTGGAGTCGGACTACGTCGCCACCACGCTGGACGACCTGCACACCAGCGACGGCGCGACCAGCCTGGTGTGGGAGTTCATCGGTCCGATCATCGCGAGCACGTATGCGGAGACGTTCCGGATCACCCTGCCCGCGATCAAGCTGGACGAAGGGCCGCCGGCCGTCGACGGTTTCGGTGTCGTGAAACCGACGTTCAACTTCACTGGCCTGTACGACGGCACCAACCTCCCCAAGATCGAATACATGTCGACCGACGTCACCTTGTGA
- a CDS encoding phage major capsid protein gives MPTQLDRLIEEQNTTWQRMQDIQTLAETESRDWTAEERANWDKAEARLTEVSSDIERLNKMAALDKIDRSGVITTTGKPEDRRGGDGEEQAQRYAAAFSTYLRGGMDRLTSEQRNMMMDQQVDLRAMGGNTDIGGGFTVPDEFRNIMTETMKAFGGVFGLAEIITTTTGADLNWPTNDDTSNEGEILGENVAAGEQDIQLGGKKLKAYTFSSKQVRLSLQLLQDSAFGLETWVPKKLGERIGRRAARAWTTGTGVDQPEGITTNATVGKTGAGGQVTSIIYDDLVDIEHSVDVAYRASAQYLMHDLMLKVIRKLKDTQGRPLWQPIPAPGFPATINGFTYNIDNSMPVPAASAKSIAFGDFKAGYLIRQVLDVQTLRLVERYAEYLQVAFLGFSRMDGMINDSSAIRLYQHPAS, from the coding sequence ATGCCCACACAGCTCGACAGGCTGATCGAAGAGCAGAACACGACGTGGCAGCGGATGCAGGACATCCAGACCCTCGCCGAGACCGAGAGCCGCGACTGGACGGCCGAGGAGCGCGCCAACTGGGACAAGGCCGAGGCACGGCTGACCGAGGTGTCCAGCGACATCGAGCGCCTCAACAAGATGGCCGCGCTCGACAAGATCGACCGGTCCGGGGTCATCACCACGACCGGCAAGCCCGAGGACCGCCGCGGCGGCGACGGCGAGGAGCAGGCGCAGCGGTACGCCGCAGCGTTCTCCACCTACCTGCGCGGCGGCATGGACCGCCTCACTTCCGAGCAGCGCAACATGATGATGGACCAGCAGGTCGACCTGCGGGCTATGGGCGGGAACACCGACATCGGTGGCGGGTTCACCGTCCCGGACGAGTTCCGCAACATCATGACCGAGACGATGAAGGCCTTCGGCGGTGTCTTCGGTCTGGCCGAGATCATCACGACGACGACCGGCGCGGACCTGAACTGGCCCACCAACGACGACACCTCCAACGAGGGCGAGATCCTCGGCGAGAACGTGGCCGCGGGCGAGCAGGACATCCAGCTCGGCGGCAAGAAGCTGAAGGCCTACACGTTCAGCTCGAAGCAGGTCCGGCTGTCCCTGCAGCTCCTGCAGGACTCGGCGTTCGGCCTGGAGACGTGGGTGCCGAAGAAGCTCGGCGAGCGCATCGGCCGCCGCGCCGCCCGGGCCTGGACCACCGGCACCGGGGTGGACCAGCCCGAGGGCATCACCACCAACGCCACCGTCGGCAAGACCGGCGCGGGCGGCCAGGTCACGTCGATCATCTACGACGACCTGGTCGACATCGAGCACTCCGTCGACGTCGCCTACCGCGCCAGCGCGCAGTACCTGATGCACGACCTGATGCTCAAGGTCATCCGGAAGCTCAAGGACACCCAGGGCCGGCCGCTGTGGCAGCCGATCCCGGCCCCGGGCTTCCCGGCCACGATCAATGGGTTCACGTACAACATCGACAACTCGATGCCCGTGCCCGCGGCCAGCGCCAAGAGCATCGCGTTCGGTGACTTCAAGGCCGGCTACCTGATCCGCCAGGTCCTCGACGTCCAGACGCTCCGCCTGGTCGAGCGCTACGCCGAGTACCTCCAGGTCGCGTTCCTCGGCTTCTCCCGCATGGACGGCATGATCAACGACTCGTCGGCGATCCGCCTCTACCAGCACCCCGCCAGCTGA
- a CDS encoding HNH endonuclease, with product MAANPRNGRPYRTLCTKQRALLLPCWWCGGPIRYDITGRLAQRHRDAFTLDHARPLSKGGNLLDPANARSAHRRCNSARGNRTDAARQPVRSSRRW from the coding sequence GTGGCCGCCAACCCGAGGAACGGCCGGCCCTACCGCACCCTCTGCACCAAGCAGCGCGCCCTACTCCTGCCCTGCTGGTGGTGCGGCGGCCCCATCCGCTACGACATCACCGGCCGCCTCGCGCAGCGCCACCGCGACGCCTTCACCCTCGACCACGCGCGGCCGCTGTCAAAGGGCGGCAACCTCCTCGACCCCGCCAACGCCCGCTCGGCACACCGGCGTTGCAACAGCGCCCGCGGCAACCGCACCGACGCCGCCCGCCAGCCCGTCCGCTCCTCACGGAGGTGGTGA
- a CDS encoding helix-turn-helix domain-containing protein, which yields MEYASLPPGQLTTSQAAMACGVKPDTIRDWVRRGVLKRAGGSPRRPIYRVDDILAAQQAPKPTRAGQRAQQ from the coding sequence ATGGAGTACGCATCCCTGCCACCCGGCCAACTCACCACCTCCCAGGCCGCGATGGCCTGCGGCGTGAAGCCCGACACCATTCGGGACTGGGTCCGCCGAGGCGTTCTGAAGCGCGCTGGCGGCTCACCCCGCCGCCCCATCTACCGCGTCGACGACATCCTCGCTGCGCAGCAGGCGCCCAAGCCAACCCGAGCAGGTCAACGCGCCCAGCAGTAA
- a CDS encoding HK97 family phage prohead protease — protein MRTLTRTTTEERRRLPLSTADVVIRAIEGDTADERFHGYAAKFDSRTAIGNPLRWGFYEEIAPGAFTKTLQEGDARFLIDHDSYHVVSRVTAGTLSLAEDAIGLPVDSALDTALSYVNDLKANVRNGNITGMSFGFYVLKDQWSVESIDTSEGPVEVEVRRILEVRLIEVSAVAFPAYEDTEAELASVASALVSRGDQAAIEQRARFRPELRDLLQLVGSDRSDQAAKDATTEVPELKQVESEPGESTRETSTPETAPADTEGTEPAETTRTVQDARAIRMRGLAARYGLPHASS, from the coding sequence ATGAGGACTCTGACGAGAACGACGACCGAGGAGCGCCGCCGCCTGCCTCTGTCGACGGCAGACGTAGTGATCCGGGCCATCGAGGGCGACACCGCCGACGAGCGGTTCCACGGTTACGCGGCGAAGTTCGACAGCCGTACAGCGATCGGGAATCCCCTGCGCTGGGGGTTCTACGAGGAGATCGCGCCGGGCGCGTTCACCAAGACCCTGCAGGAGGGCGACGCCCGGTTCCTCATCGACCACGACTCTTACCACGTGGTGTCGCGGGTCACGGCCGGCACGCTTTCCCTGGCGGAGGACGCGATCGGCCTGCCGGTCGACTCGGCCCTGGACACGGCCTTGTCGTACGTCAACGACCTGAAGGCCAACGTCCGCAACGGCAACATCACCGGCATGTCCTTCGGGTTCTACGTCCTCAAGGACCAGTGGTCGGTGGAGAGTATCGACACCTCCGAGGGGCCCGTCGAGGTCGAGGTGCGGCGCATCCTTGAGGTGCGGCTCATCGAGGTCAGCGCGGTCGCGTTCCCCGCGTACGAGGACACCGAAGCGGAGCTCGCGTCGGTCGCCTCGGCGCTCGTCAGCCGCGGCGACCAGGCGGCGATCGAGCAGCGTGCACGGTTCCGCCCGGAGCTGCGGGATCTCCTGCAGTTGGTCGGCAGCGACCGAAGCGACCAGGCCGCGAAGGACGCCACAACGGAAGTACCAGAACTCAAGCAGGTCGAGAGCGAGCCGGGTGAGTCCACTCGCGAGACCAGCACACCGGAGACCGCACCCGCGGACACGGAAGGAACCGAGCCGGCGGAGACCACTCGGACCGTCCAGGACGCGCGCGCCATCCGCATGAGGGGGCTCGCCGCACGCTACGGCCTGCCGCACGCCTCCTCGTAA
- a CDS encoding phage portal protein, which yields MSGLFGLFDGRTERGLESPAQPLTSAALSEFLGGVGPSDAGVPVTETSALRTPAVWRAVNVIAGVSSALPMPTYKVGTKQRQTSDLLTNPHPDLTPVELWRFAYTYRVLWGNGYIQKIRDGARQIRELWPISSSRVQVERERPSDENPSGKWFWVTDDWGAVHRRSPYDILHIPGLGYDGLTGCSPVRMASQGIGLAQAAEKSAARLFGSGNLVGGVLQTEQRLDQDQAARLKERWKARMSGVHNSHEIAVLDSGASFKPVAMPNVDAQFLESREFENAEIARIFGVPLFLLMETSKSTSWGTGLEQQAQGWVTFDLNPTWLTPTEQRVTKELLPSSQYAKYQMGGLLRGDSAARATFYRAMRDVGAYSANDILDLEDKPPLEGPEGDLRLQPLYMAPLGSNPLAPDGSPSAGAGSNRARAAALMLEAQRLLAAPDETEEGL from the coding sequence GTGAGCGGGCTATTCGGACTGTTCGACGGGCGGACAGAGCGAGGGCTGGAGAGCCCGGCCCAGCCGCTCACCTCCGCCGCGCTGAGCGAGTTCCTCGGTGGTGTCGGGCCGTCGGATGCCGGTGTGCCGGTGACGGAGACGTCGGCGCTGCGAACGCCTGCTGTGTGGCGGGCGGTCAACGTGATCGCGGGTGTGTCGTCGGCGCTGCCGATGCCGACGTACAAGGTCGGCACGAAGCAGCGGCAGACGTCTGACCTGCTGACCAACCCTCACCCTGACTTGACCCCTGTGGAGTTGTGGCGCTTCGCGTACACGTACCGCGTGCTGTGGGGCAACGGCTACATCCAGAAGATCCGCGACGGCGCCCGTCAGATCCGTGAGCTGTGGCCGATCTCCTCGAGCCGCGTGCAGGTCGAGCGGGAGAGGCCCTCCGACGAGAACCCTTCGGGGAAGTGGTTCTGGGTCACGGACGACTGGGGCGCCGTTCACCGGCGATCTCCGTACGACATCCTCCACATCCCGGGCCTGGGCTACGACGGGCTCACCGGCTGCTCGCCCGTGCGGATGGCGTCGCAGGGCATCGGCCTGGCGCAGGCCGCCGAGAAGTCCGCGGCCCGGCTGTTCGGCTCCGGGAACCTCGTCGGCGGTGTGCTGCAGACGGAGCAGCGCCTCGACCAGGACCAGGCCGCCCGGCTCAAGGAGCGTTGGAAGGCCCGGATGTCCGGGGTCCACAACAGTCATGAGATCGCGGTGCTGGACAGCGGGGCGTCCTTCAAGCCCGTCGCGATGCCCAACGTGGACGCCCAGTTCCTGGAGTCCCGGGAGTTCGAGAACGCCGAGATCGCGAGGATCTTCGGCGTGCCGCTCTTCCTGCTCATGGAGACCAGCAAGTCCACGAGCTGGGGCACCGGGTTGGAGCAGCAGGCGCAGGGCTGGGTGACGTTCGACCTCAATCCGACCTGGCTGACGCCGACCGAGCAGCGTGTGACGAAGGAGTTGCTGCCGTCGTCGCAGTACGCGAAGTACCAGATGGGCGGGCTGCTGCGCGGCGACTCCGCGGCCCGGGCCACGTTCTACCGAGCGATGCGCGACGTCGGCGCCTACTCGGCGAACGACATCCTCGATCTCGAGGACAAGCCGCCGCTCGAGGGGCCCGAGGGCGACCTGCGGCTGCAGCCGCTCTACATGGCGCCGCTCGGCTCCAACCCCCTTGCTCCGGACGGCAGTCCGTCCGCAGGAGCCGGGTCGAACAGAGCGCGGGCAGCCGCGCTGATGCTGGAGGCGCAGCGGCTGCTGGCGGCCCCTGACGAGACAGAGGAGGGACTCTGA
- a CDS encoding AAA family ATPase, which translates to MLYVVTGPPAAGKSTLIESRAKPRDIVIDLDRITRALTGPGAPQWNHEPIASKVAMRARYAAIDEAVKHLESTDVYLIHTMPTDTWLARYRRLGAEIITVDPGEQVVRERVRAMRSSAMERVVTRWYRSYGGGKSRPATAQSSREW; encoded by the coding sequence GTGCTGTACGTCGTCACCGGCCCGCCGGCCGCAGGCAAGTCCACGTTGATCGAGTCCCGCGCCAAGCCGCGCGACATCGTCATCGACCTGGACCGCATCACCCGCGCCCTCACCGGCCCCGGTGCACCCCAGTGGAACCACGAACCGATCGCGTCCAAGGTCGCGATGCGCGCCCGCTACGCAGCCATCGACGAGGCGGTCAAGCACCTCGAGTCCACCGACGTGTACCTGATCCACACCATGCCCACTGACACCTGGCTGGCCCGGTACCGACGACTCGGTGCCGAGATCATCACCGTCGACCCGGGCGAGCAAGTGGTGCGTGAGCGCGTGCGTGCGATGCGATCAAGCGCGATGGAACGCGTCGTCACCCGCTGGTACCGGAGCTACGGCGGAGGCAAGAGCCGGCCAGCCACCGCGCAGTCGTCGCGGGAGTGGTGA